A single window of Priestia filamentosa DNA harbors:
- a CDS encoding TrmB family transcriptional regulator, with translation MKVDIIKILQDLNFTEYEAKAYITLLEKSPLSGYAISLNSGVPRSKIYEVLGGLVDRGEVMISHENPALYTPLPPHELINLKKRRAETSFEVAEEALEHYSYVSLNRENIWNITGHEAIINRAKEAIKEAKGRILLEIWMEDAEEIRKELEEAAGRGVQILIVSYGTLGFDFAEVYEHDASDEITEEYGGRWIVLSVDDQEVVAGILSLGDDSRAAWTMHPGLVMPITEVIVHDLYIYEMMKEHRDTLERSFGPNLIELRNRFKFGSSGYSVAARLGLIE, from the coding sequence ATGAAAGTAGACATTATTAAAATTTTGCAAGATCTGAACTTTACGGAGTATGAAGCAAAAGCATATATAACGTTGTTAGAAAAATCACCATTGTCAGGGTACGCGATTTCTCTCAACTCAGGGGTGCCTCGCTCTAAAATTTATGAAGTACTTGGTGGTCTTGTTGACAGAGGAGAAGTCATGATAAGTCATGAAAATCCGGCTCTTTACACTCCGCTTCCTCCACATGAGCTCATTAACTTGAAAAAACGAAGGGCAGAAACCTCGTTTGAAGTAGCGGAAGAGGCGCTTGAGCATTATTCTTATGTTTCATTAAATCGAGAAAACATTTGGAACATTACAGGGCATGAAGCCATTATTAATCGTGCCAAAGAAGCGATCAAAGAAGCAAAAGGACGAATTCTCCTCGAAATCTGGATGGAAGATGCAGAAGAAATACGCAAAGAACTCGAAGAAGCGGCTGGGCGTGGTGTGCAAATCTTAATTGTTTCTTACGGCACACTTGGTTTTGATTTCGCGGAAGTATATGAACATGATGCGAGTGATGAAATTACCGAAGAATATGGAGGACGCTGGATTGTTTTAAGCGTTGATGATCAGGAAGTTGTAGCAGGCATTCTCTCACTTGGTGACGACAGCCGTGCTGCATGGACAATGCATCCAGGTCTTGTGATGCCGATTACAGAAGTGATTGTACATGACTTGTATATATACGAGATGATGAAAGAACATCGCGACACATTGGAAAGAAGTTTCGGCCCGAATCTGATTGAGCTTAGAAATCGCTTTAAGTTTGGCTCGTCTGGGTATAGCGTTGCAGCGAGGTTGGGATTGATTGAATAA
- a CDS encoding MerR family transcriptional regulator yields the protein MENVLTIKEVANITGVSVHTLRYYEKIGLLSHIKRDENGYRQYCEGDLSWIAFLLRLRKTGMPMIQMKQFSDLRSQGNSTASSRRKLLEEHYRNVQQEIKELEGNLQEIQKKIAYYKELEKP from the coding sequence ATGGAAAATGTATTAACTATTAAAGAAGTTGCTAACATAACAGGGGTTTCTGTTCATACGTTACGCTACTATGAAAAAATTGGTTTGCTTTCACATATCAAACGAGATGAAAACGGCTATCGTCAGTATTGTGAAGGAGACCTTTCTTGGATTGCTTTTTTACTTCGTTTACGTAAGACAGGAATGCCAATGATTCAGATGAAACAATTTTCAGACCTTAGAAGTCAAGGGAATTCAACGGCTTCATCTCGTCGTAAATTACTAGAAGAACATTACCGTAATGTGCAACAGGAAATAAAAGAACTAGAGGGAAACCTTCAAGAAATTCAGAAGAAAATAGCTTATTATAAGGAACTAGAGAAACCATAA
- a CDS encoding DMT family transporter: MDTVLNQYEPKVKAKKVKKGLTLYIMATLIAVLFWSTSFVGTKIAYASFSPLTLGAARFMVAAIILGIIMLLKKDKTIPSLKDIGVMSLSGVLGTTLYFSMENIGVELTTASNAAIIIAAYPAITALIEFIFYKVKISWAKGIGILIALIGVYQISYNPHVAESGHALLGNVILVLAGFVFAFYNFTTRKVVKKYSMITISFYQTLAGAITFIPVAFIEKSSWKMPTMESFLVLLYLGIFCSVVAFLLYNYSLRKLSSSSAVTLMNLVPIFGVIFSVIVLHEVVRTAQIIGGIIVIFGVVLSMKESKSGKAKS, encoded by the coding sequence ATGGATACGGTTTTGAATCAGTATGAACCAAAAGTGAAAGCAAAAAAAGTGAAAAAAGGCCTTACATTATACATAATGGCTACACTTATTGCTGTTCTCTTTTGGAGTACGTCGTTTGTAGGTACAAAAATAGCTTATGCATCATTTTCTCCACTTACACTTGGTGCAGCACGTTTTATGGTAGCAGCCATCATTTTAGGAATCATCATGCTCCTAAAAAAAGACAAAACAATTCCATCACTTAAAGACATTGGCGTAATGTCACTAAGCGGTGTATTAGGAACAACGCTTTACTTTTCAATGGAAAATATCGGTGTTGAACTTACAACAGCCTCGAATGCTGCTATTATTATTGCCGCTTATCCAGCTATTACCGCTCTTATTGAATTTATATTTTATAAAGTTAAGATCTCCTGGGCTAAAGGGATAGGCATTCTAATTGCACTTATTGGGGTTTATCAAATTTCTTATAATCCGCATGTAGCGGAAAGCGGGCATGCCTTACTTGGAAACGTGATTTTAGTTTTAGCAGGTTTCGTATTTGCTTTTTATAACTTTACAACACGGAAAGTCGTTAAAAAATATTCAATGATTACGATTTCCTTTTACCAAACATTAGCAGGAGCGATTACCTTTATTCCTGTTGCTTTTATTGAAAAATCAAGTTGGAAAATGCCGACGATGGAATCATTTTTAGTGCTTCTTTATCTTGGAATATTTTGTTCTGTTGTCGCTTTTCTTCTATATAATTATAGTTTACGAAAATTATCTTCAAGTTCCGCTGTAACGCTTATGAATCTTGTTCCGATTTTTGGAGTTATCTTTTCTGTCATTGTGCTCCATGAAGTGGTTCGCACAGCTCAAATTATTGGAGGCATTATCGTTATTTTCGGAGTTGTGTTAAGTATGAAAGAAAGTAAAAGTGGGAAAGCTAAAAGTTAA
- a CDS encoding TetR/AcrR family transcriptional regulator → MKKGNTRDVILHTASELFQRQGYHGTGLNQIIEKSGAPKGSLYYHFPNGKEEIAIEAIKLMGQHILESAREDLSEKDTAIEAFQHHVAKIADVFDGKACVDGLQIGLIASEMASSHESIRLVCKSAYEDWQALYTECLQRFDFETERAKELAVVINSLLEGASILSQTNESGWPLRAVAKQLPALLVH, encoded by the coding sequence ATGAAGAAAGGGAACACAAGAGACGTCATCTTACATACGGCGTCTGAACTGTTTCAGCGTCAAGGTTATCATGGCACTGGACTAAACCAAATTATCGAGAAAAGCGGAGCACCAAAAGGATCACTTTATTATCACTTTCCAAATGGGAAAGAAGAAATTGCTATCGAAGCGATTAAATTAATGGGGCAACATATATTAGAGAGCGCCCGAGAAGATTTAAGCGAGAAAGACACAGCAATAGAAGCTTTTCAACATCATGTAGCAAAAATTGCCGATGTTTTTGACGGAAAAGCTTGTGTAGATGGACTGCAAATTGGTTTGATTGCTTCTGAAATGGCATCATCTCACGAGTCCATTCGTCTTGTTTGCAAATCTGCTTATGAAGACTGGCAAGCACTTTATACAGAATGTTTACAGCGATTTGATTTTGAAACAGAGCGAGCAAAAGAGCTTGCTGTTGTCATCAATTCGCTGCTTGAAGGTGCGTCTATTTTGTCACAAACAAATGAGAGCGGTTGGCCGCTTCGAGCTGTCGCAAAACAGCTGCCAGCTTTGCTTGTTCATTAA
- a CDS encoding carboxymuconolactone decarboxylase family protein: MNERYERGWERLMKVDGEGGKGVIESLKEVAPDLGQYVIEFAFGDIYSRGELDLKQRQLVTLSALTTQGGCERQLRIHINASLNVGLTPSEIVEAIMHCVPYTGFPRVLNAIFVAKETFIERDIKVKL; this comes from the coding sequence ATGAATGAACGTTATGAGCGTGGATGGGAAAGATTAATGAAAGTAGATGGAGAAGGAGGAAAAGGAGTGATAGAGTCTTTAAAGGAAGTTGCTCCTGATCTTGGTCAATATGTTATTGAATTTGCATTTGGAGATATTTATTCACGGGGAGAGCTTGATTTAAAACAGAGACAACTTGTTACTCTTTCTGCACTTACAACTCAAGGAGGATGTGAACGGCAGCTTCGTATTCATATTAATGCATCTTTAAATGTAGGATTAACTCCTAGTGAGATTGTTGAAGCAATTATGCACTGTGTACCATATACAGGCTTTCCAAGAGTATTGAACGCCATTTTTGTTGCAAAAGAAACCTTTATAGAAAGAGACATAAAAGTAAAGTTATAA
- a CDS encoding cupin domain-containing protein, with protein sequence MTISKQVITKPLHGTANDQNTYHFMQEKTTILVSGDQTNGAYCVVKVQEPPKMGPPPHIHANEDEQFHIIKGSFTFFVGEDVIEAKAGDYVHAPRGIRHYFVAGDEVSEMFVTASPAGFDSFIKELGKPVNEDEGLPKAEPPTPEQMKQLVEVAEKFGMNFTDLK encoded by the coding sequence ATGACAATATCAAAACAAGTAATCACAAAACCTTTACATGGAACAGCAAATGATCAAAATACATACCATTTTATGCAAGAGAAAACAACAATCCTTGTATCTGGTGACCAAACAAATGGTGCATACTGTGTAGTGAAAGTACAAGAACCTCCGAAAATGGGACCGCCGCCACATATCCATGCGAATGAAGATGAACAATTCCACATTATTAAAGGAAGCTTCACTTTCTTTGTTGGAGAAGATGTCATTGAAGCAAAAGCAGGAGACTATGTGCATGCTCCAAGAGGGATTAGACATTACTTCGTTGCAGGAGATGAAGTGTCTGAAATGTTTGTAACCGCATCACCTGCTGGCTTCGATAGCTTTATTAAAGAACTAGGAAAGCCTGTTAATGAAGATGAAGGATTACCAAAAGCTGAGCCACCAACTCCAGAGCAAATGAAACAATTAGTGGAGGTCGCGGAGAAATTTGGAATGAATTTTACAGACCTAAAGTAA